From the Maioricimonas rarisocia genome, one window contains:
- a CDS encoding transporter substrate-binding protein has product MPHAARSNAPSAARIGLLHSLSGTMSLSEQPLLDAELMAVHEINKRGGVLGCPIEPIVADGASTPEEFAAQADRLLSSGIRTLFGCWTSASRKAVRSVVEAAGGLLWYPVQYEGLEESPHIVYTGSCLNQQITPATEWALTNLGRDFLLVGSDYVFPRTANKLVRSLVESERAGGRIVAEHYVPLGGQDVTKLIAEIRDLRPQIVLNTLNGDSNLAFFRQLRAGGLSADQVPVLSLSVAETELQSIADMARGHYACWNYFQTLDLPENRRFIANFRERYGTQRVCTASMVQAYCQIHLWAQAVEAAATFGVQEITQNLTGQSFMGPAGQITIESNHHAAMNAYVGRATPAGQFEIVWSSPGPIAPLPWLGIERNQLPYESMVKEAMASFPDALHYNTLLEQEIQRRKQVEQELDRARQVAEEANQAKSEFLANMSHEIRTPMNAIIGMAELLLDDTLTPAQRDYTRTVLESAESLLTIINEILDFSKIEAGHLELEAVDFALREEVVDMLRTLATRADRNETELIWQVGPDVPAFVRGDPFRLRQVLLNLVANAIKFTNKGEIVVSVDLASRSESAVRLHFSVSDTGIGIPESKLKTIFEAFTQADSSTTRRFGGTGLGLAISSRLVAAMGGQIDVESAVGTGSTFHFTIELGHAEALPATAPHDDEPDLHDIAALVVDDNATNRQLLQQMLESWGMQVAAVENGPAAIDHLTRLASQNKPLPLLLSDVNMPEMDGFMLVENLRNMDGCRDIVVILLTSGGRPGDSARRRELQIAAQLLKPVRTSELLDTVLMATGRSGRAVKPDTSKEEDARRRLPPLNILLAEDGKANQRLACALLQRWGHTVAIAENGRIAVDMWQQQSFDLILMDVQMPEMDGLDATREIRSIESMHGGHTPIVAMTARAMKGDRERCLEAGMDAYVPKPFRRHELYEAMAPFFETSAGENG; this is encoded by the coding sequence ATGCCGCACGCTGCTCGCTCAAATGCTCCCAGTGCGGCGAGAATCGGATTACTGCACTCCCTCAGCGGCACAATGTCGCTCAGCGAGCAACCGCTCCTCGATGCCGAGCTGATGGCGGTACACGAGATCAACAAGCGTGGGGGAGTTCTCGGCTGTCCCATCGAGCCAATCGTTGCCGATGGTGCCTCCACTCCGGAAGAGTTCGCTGCCCAAGCGGACCGGCTGCTTTCCTCGGGCATCAGGACTCTGTTCGGATGCTGGACGTCCGCGTCCCGCAAGGCGGTCCGTTCGGTCGTTGAAGCGGCCGGCGGGCTCCTCTGGTATCCCGTCCAGTACGAAGGACTCGAAGAATCACCGCACATCGTCTACACCGGCAGCTGCCTCAACCAGCAAATCACTCCTGCCACCGAATGGGCCCTCACGAACCTCGGTCGCGACTTCCTGCTGGTCGGCTCGGACTACGTCTTCCCGCGTACAGCCAACAAACTGGTCCGTTCACTGGTGGAGAGTGAACGTGCGGGAGGAAGGATCGTAGCCGAGCACTACGTCCCGCTGGGGGGACAGGACGTCACCAAGCTGATCGCCGAAATCCGGGATCTGCGTCCTCAGATCGTTCTGAACACGCTGAACGGTGACAGCAATCTGGCCTTCTTTCGCCAGTTGCGGGCGGGAGGTCTTTCGGCCGACCAGGTTCCCGTGTTGTCGTTGAGCGTTGCAGAGACCGAGCTGCAGTCCATCGCAGACATGGCACGTGGACACTACGCCTGCTGGAACTACTTTCAGACGCTGGACCTTCCCGAGAACCGGCGTTTCATTGCCAACTTCAGAGAACGCTACGGCACGCAGAGAGTCTGTACTGCATCGATGGTTCAGGCTTACTGTCAGATCCATCTCTGGGCTCAAGCGGTCGAGGCCGCGGCCACGTTCGGCGTCCAGGAGATCACGCAAAATCTCACGGGGCAGTCCTTCATGGGCCCCGCCGGGCAGATCACCATCGAGTCGAATCACCACGCCGCGATGAACGCCTATGTCGGGCGAGCAACACCTGCCGGGCAGTTCGAGATCGTGTGGAGCAGTCCCGGACCGATTGCCCCCCTCCCATGGCTGGGAATCGAACGGAACCAGCTGCCCTACGAGTCGATGGTCAAGGAGGCGATGGCTTCCTTCCCGGACGCCCTGCATTACAACACGCTGCTCGAACAGGAGATTCAGCGGCGAAAACAGGTCGAACAGGAACTGGATCGCGCCAGACAGGTGGCCGAAGAAGCCAACCAGGCGAAAAGCGAGTTCCTGGCCAACATGAGCCACGAGATCCGCACTCCGATGAACGCGATCATCGGCATGGCCGAACTGCTGCTCGATGACACCCTGACGCCGGCTCAGCGCGACTACACACGAACGGTGCTGGAGTCGGCCGAATCACTTCTCACGATCATCAACGAGATCCTCGACTTCTCGAAGATCGAAGCCGGCCACCTCGAACTGGAAGCCGTCGACTTTGCCCTGCGGGAAGAAGTCGTCGATATGTTGCGTACGCTCGCCACACGAGCCGACCGCAACGAGACCGAGCTCATCTGGCAGGTCGGTCCCGACGTTCCCGCGTTCGTGCGGGGCGATCCCTTTCGGCTCAGGCAGGTGCTGCTCAACCTCGTTGCGAATGCCATCAAGTTCACAAACAAAGGAGAGATCGTCGTCAGCGTCGATCTCGCATCCCGGTCCGAATCGGCCGTGCGCCTTCATTTTTCCGTCAGCGACACGGGGATCGGCATTCCTGAATCCAAACTGAAAACCATCTTCGAAGCCTTTACGCAGGCCGACAGTTCGACCACCCGACGGTTCGGCGGGACCGGGCTCGGCCTGGCAATCTCCTCCCGACTGGTCGCGGCAATGGGCGGGCAGATCGATGTCGAAAGCGCGGTCGGTACCGGCAGCACATTTCACTTCACGATCGAACTCGGCCATGCCGAGGCACTGCCGGCCACCGCTCCGCACGACGATGAGCCGGATCTCCACGATATCGCGGCTCTCGTCGTCGATGACAACGCCACCAATCGCCAGCTCCTGCAGCAGATGCTCGAGAGCTGGGGAATGCAGGTGGCGGCCGTCGAAAACGGCCCGGCCGCCATCGACCACCTCACGCGACTCGCCAGTCAGAACAAACCACTGCCCCTGCTGCTCAGCGACGTGAACATGCCGGAGATGGACGGCTTCATGCTCGTTGAGAACCTGCGGAATATGGACGGTTGCCGCGATATCGTTGTGATTCTGCTCACATCCGGTGGACGCCCGGGCGATTCCGCTCGGCGTCGCGAACTGCAGATCGCAGCGCAGCTCCTCAAGCCGGTCAGGACGTCCGAACTGCTCGACACGGTACTCATGGCAACGGGTCGCTCCGGCAGGGCAGTCAAGCCGGACACTTCCAAAGAAGAAGATGCGCGCCGACGTCTGCCTCCTCTCAACATCCTGCTTGCCGAAGACGGCAAAGCCAACCAGCGACTGGCTTGCGCGCTGCTGCAGCGGTGGGGACACACGGTCGCGATCGCAGAGAATGGCCGCATCGCCGTCGACATGTGGCAGCAGCAGTCGTTCGACCTGATCCTCATGGACGTGCAGATGCCCGAAATGGACGGCCTCGATGCCACACGGGAAATCCGATCGATCGAGAGCATGCACGGCGGGCACACTCCGATCGTCGCCATGACGGCCCGCGCCATGAAGGGAGACCGCGAACGCTGCCTCGAAGCCGGCATGGATGCCTACGTCCCCAAGCCCTTCCGTCGGCACGAACTCTACGAGGCGATGGCCCCGTTCTTCGAGACATCCGCAGGCGAGAACGGGTGA